In Alicyclobacillus acidocaldarius subsp. acidocaldarius DSM 446, the genomic window ATGAGGAGGATGTTGAGCGGATGAATGAAACGAGCTCTTTAACTTCGCATAGGCGGCAGATGATCTTCGTGATCTACTTTTTTCTGCTCATGATAGAAATCTTCGTGTACCCAGGGGTAACGTTCTATATCCAGGGTGCCATCAGCATGCATGTGGAAAACTCATGGGTATGTGATCAATTCGTTTCACCTGGACAAAACACAAGTTGTCTTCCACCGTCCGTCCTTCCTTCTCAAGTTCCCTTCTTGTTTCGCTGGAGCACCTTTCTCAGCATCGAAGCTGGATTGGTACTGATCACCGCCTGCCTCCACAGAAGGATGGTTAGTAAGAAGCGGGAATGGATTGAGGGAAATAGCAAATAAAAGACGTCCAGCGCCACTCGGTGCGGGGAGATGCGTTGTTTATTCGGGCGGACTCGCCCTACAAAGACTAAGGCGATGTGGCCGATGCCCTGCAACGTTTACGAAGGGATCTCGACCTTGTGCTATTGCGACGGCTCATGTTCGGAGCCGGAGTACATTCGCAACGCGATCCGTCGAAATGGACCGCCGAGGTGGGACACGGGCGGGCGAAGGCGTCGCCTATGCCCCTTTTGCAAAGAACGTGAGGCTACGCTTCTCTGCGATTTTGTTGTGGACTACGCGGCCGATGGCCGGAGGTATGTTACGTGCGACAACGAGATCTGCGAAACATGCGCGGTGCGCGTCGCGGGTGCGTTCGATTTTTGTCCGGTCTACGCGAAGCTGTATGCCGAACTCCGCAGCGGGTGGAAGAGAGTATTCTAACGTGTCCAAACACGACGATACCCCTGCATCATCCGCTAAAGGTGCAGGGGGTCAGGGGGAATTCGGGGGCTCTTCCAGCCGACCGCTTCATCATCGCCGTCAGCCTACTTAAATCATACATCGTCTGCTTAGGAGATGCCAACCCTTTCACCCAACTTCGCCCCGGTTCCCGCATCCATGTGGGGCGCAGTCTCAGGAACCGGGGCTTTCCGAAATCTGCACTTGGAGCATGGCGCGTGTCGGCCTGAATAGAGCTTAGACCAATGCGCAAAGTCAATCCTTGTCTTTTTGTTCCAAATCTTGTCCTTGTTGATTCAGTTGGGGATAAAAAGCCCGCACCCAGGGGTGCGGGGTGGGATTGAAGAGTTCAGGGTGAGTCGAATGACAACGGATTGCTCTCAGTATAACCCATTGATGCTGACGAGTATACGAGATTCGTGATGTGTTGTGTGATGATGTGGCGGTATAACTGACGGAATTTATATCGCGATCACAAAAAGTCCCGCACCATCGGTGCGGGCCATGGTCAGGAGACGGTTCTGCAAATGGCAAGCTGAGTGCGCTCAGGTTCAGTATGGGTCGTCGGGCGAGCCCGTAAACGTGGTGATGGGGGCGAAGGTGGTGTCTGACGGTACACTCATTATTGACGAAACACTTCGCAATGCGCGATCTTTGTCACAGAGAGGAAGCACGGTAGAAGTGGGTTGAATCGCAATCGTGGATGACAAACACTTGATTTTTATTCCAATCCGTGTTATTCTAATTTCAACCAAGGAACTAAGAACCAATGATCACGAATTGAGGGAACTTCGCATAGAATCCTGACAAAAGGAGGTTAAGCAGGATGAAGATGAAGAAGTGGACGAAGGCGACGCTCGGCGCGCTGGCTGCGCTGGCCGTGTGCGCCGCGCCGATGAGCACGTATGCGGACAGCGGCGGGGCGGTGCAGGTGACGTTTGAGGGGCCGATGAAGAATATTGCGAGCATAGACATTGTCGCAGGTGACGAACTGGCGACGCTCGTGCCTGCGCAGATTACGTTGAATGGCAAGGTCTTGGCGAACACGTATGCGGTGACCAACGTGCAGGTTTCGGGGACTGAGGCTGCAGACAACTACGAAGTCGTGGGCTACACGCCTGGCGAGGTTATGATCCCGTTGAACGCGGTGTCAGCGGCTCTCAATGGGCAGGCAGGCATTCAGAGCTACGCGGTCCATGAAAACGATCTTGTCGGCTTTGGGGTCGGGCCTAATACGACGTGGACGTTTAACACGTTACTGTATCGTCAGCCGCTCCCCATGTATGAAGGTGGTGGATACGCCACTACAGCAGGGAAGAGTGCGACGTTTGGAGCGAGCATCGCGGTCAATCTCAATCTGCTCGATGAGGTGACGATGTTCCCGATCCGAGATCCGAGTACGGGCCAGACGGATCAGTTCGTGAACGTCGATCACCTGTTGACGCTCTTCAAGGCGATGGGATTCGGCGCGACGTATGACACGACGACGAACACGCTGGCGCTGACCGGCCCTACGCCGCGCCCGACCTACACCAAGGTGACGCCGCAGCTCTACAAGCAGGCGGTGGCCCAGGCGCAGCAGGCCCAGACGCATCACACCACGGGCATGTTTGGGATGCTCGCGAACAACGCACAGTGGTATCCCGACCCAAAGAACGTCTTCTTCAACCGGCACTTCGACGTGCAGCATCTCAAGCCGGGCCAGGTGTTGCAGAAGTGGCCGTGGGTGGTGTTCTTGAAGGGGACGGCTTATGGTGGGAATGATGCAGTAGTCGAAGTCGTAAGTCGAGGAGATAATGGTCAGGGCTTCAAGGGATACTATGTCATCGACGAAGAAGTAGATGCGAAAACAGGTTACGTGACATCGATTGATCCAGGATTCTATCTTGCGGCAAAATCGCAGTTTCAAGGAGCCAGTCCTCCTGATGCAAAACTACCCTACATCGCTAATGGCGTAATGAAGGGCGTTATGGGGAACTGGTGCTATGGTTACAGTTTAGACATTGTACCAAATTTGAGTTGGCACAAAGGAATCAATCCAGTGAACCCGTGACCGAACGCGGCGAGACAGCGTACTCGCCGCGTTCGGTCTTTTTTTGTCTGAACCCCCCCACTGCGTGTGGAGGTGAATTTTTTATGCGCAAGTTCAAGACGCGCATGAACACGAAAGCGAAGAAGGCGTTGGCGGTTGCGGTGGTGTTGACGACGGCGGGTGCGCTTGTGTCGTGGCCGAGCCCCAAGGCGGGAGCCATGCAAGTGGCGGCGCCTGGTGCCGGGCAAGCGCTCGCGATCGCCACTGTCAATGCCGCGGCGCAGTTCGGCGATTCGGTGTGGAGGACGCACGAGAACGGCATCCACGAGTCGTACTTCTGGGGTCTGACAGCCTTTTGGCCCACGGTGACGGACAAAAAGAGTGGCATGGTTTTTCATTTAGGGTACGGGAATTCGACCCCAGTTGAGTACAATGACACGTTGTACATGGCGGTTCCCGCGAATAACGAAGGAGCGTCGGACGATCCCAGTGCGCCTGGATATCTGTTATCAATCAGCCTGAATCCTTCAACCTTCGGGCAAGTGAATTGGTACCGTCCCGTCACCGGCGTCTCGAACAGCGCTCCGGTCATCGACAAGGCGACTGGAAATGTATACCTGGCAGCAGGTGACAATCTCTACGGCTTCCAGCCTGATGGAAGTCCGATTGGACTAAATGGTTCGTCTGCTCCTGGATTCGGTGGATCTTCTGGATCCTCCACTGATCAACACAATATGTATGTCAGCGATCCCATCGATCAAAACCAGGTCGTCGGCTATCCGCTCTACGCCTCGGCGCAGAACACGGGTATGAGCGAGGACACCATCTGGGTCGGCTCGCAGAACGGCTATCTGTACGCTTTCGACGCGAGCAGCTTGTCCTTGCTCTACAAGATTGACATCGGCAGCCGCATCGACGGCACGCCGGTCCTGGCGTACTCGGTGAGTGGGATCCCCTACATCATCATCGGCACGGCATACCAGGCGGCGAACAAGGGCGGCACAGGCACCTTGTACGTGATCGACCCGACGACGGGCAAGATCGTGTCGAAATTCCAGACACCCTCGGGCGCGCCGGTGAACGGTAGCGTAATCCAGACCGCGCAGGGCTACATTGCCTGGAACGACTACGACACGGACATCTATTACGGGCAACTCAACGACAACGGTACCATCTCGTTGTTGAAGAGCTATTGGCACGTGGGTGGCGCCGGTGCCTACTCTGCGCTGGAGGCGGGGTACGCCGGGCCGTCGGGGACCTACATCCTGCCGGTGGAGAACAAGGCCGAGGCGGCGTGGGTCGACTTCAACAACGGGACCTCGGGCGACATCGGGTTGTTAGGCAATGCGGTTGGTGCACCGGAGATCTCCACGAGTCACATCTACGTTCCGGACGCCACAGGTTGGGTCGACGTGTTTGACAACTCGCCGAGCGGGCTTGCGGGGCAGACCAACCAGGTAGCCAACGACTTCGATCTTTTCAATGCCTTGCAGCACGGTGGTCAAAAGCTGGTGAACGGTGCGGGCGCCGCAGTCTTAACGAGTGATTTCGAAGGCATGGCGTCCAACCCTTATATCGGTCAATCTGTGCCGACCTTCTTCCAGCCGACCAGCGGCGGGCTTGCGATCTGGCAAAACGACGGTGGCATCTACAAGACCTCCCCGGACTACACGTCTGCGGATCCGAAGGACTTTAGCCAGCCCATCACGTTGACATACGTGGGCGGGGACCTTCCGACGATCTTGACCAACGCGCCGAACAACTTTGATGACACGCTTACGGTTCAGGCGAGCGCCAACGGCGGTAAGAATTGGACAACGCTCGGCACGGTGGAGACCTTCTCGTCAGGCGTGCTGAACAAGACGATTACACTTCCGACGGACATGCTCAATAAGGCGATCGGGATCACGGGCTGGAACGCGAATGGTCCCAATACCGTAATCATCAAGATTACGGCGACTCCCGGAGACTTGTTTGGGTATGAATTCGAATCGCAGGACGAAAAGGATATTCCATCGTCGTATGGTCAGGTGACGGTGAAGTTCCCGTCGTCCGTGGCGACCGGATACGGTAGTTGGATCTGCACCAACAAACACGGATGCTGGGATTGGGAAGGCGGCGCTATCCACCTGTGGGTGCTTCAGACTATGGAGGCCAAAACCCCGCTTTGGGGCGGCAAGCTGGGTGACGCGCTGCACGGCGGAGCGTTCACAGTCTACCCAATGAACAAGCCGTCCAAGTACAACACAAGCCGGTACGTCACGGTGTGGGCGCAAATTGCGCCGAACTGGAGCTACATCGGTCGTGAATTTGACGCGCACCTTGAAGCCTATGTCGAGATCGTGAAGAACGTCCCGTACGCTTACACGTACATCAGCGGTTGGACGAACGCCACCACAACCTGTGTTGCCCAGAACGCAGCGGGTCAGTGCACGGCGACGCAGTCTACTCCGCCGCAGCCGATCTACAGCACGATCATCCTGCACATGAACGTGCCAACGGTCTACCACGAGGTCAGTCCCGACGTTCGTCTGTACTGGGACGGAGGCAAGACGAACGATGACACGCAGCATCTGAGGTTTGCGTGGAACATTCCGGTTCCGGATCAAGGCGGGCCTTGGGTGCCCTGTGATCAGGCTTATGCGGGGCGCTGGCGCATGAATCCGTACAGCCTCACCGAGTGGACGACCGGATATATTGACGGAAACACATGGCAGCAGTCTCCGGTGTGCCATGCCGACGATCCGCTGGAATCGGACTGGCCCAAAGGGAAGTATCCGCTCGGAGTGCCGTATCCGGGTGCGCAGATGCAATGGGCGCCCTACGATGACCTGCACAACAACGGCTATCAATACGAACCGAGCGCAGGCACGGAGTACGCTGCATGGCCACCCAACTGGCGCGTTGGAGCCGATGAGTACATGCCGATGATCATCGTTCGAGCTATTGGCGACTGGGGCGACTGGACGGATCCCGAGATCACGGTCTGGACGCCGACGGTGCCGAACGGATGGGATCAGATGTATGTAGTGCCTGGGCCGACTAAGATTAAAGTGACGCCGAACAACAGCAAGTGAGACGAGTGGCCGCCCTGCCGGAGTGGTGGGGCGGCAATGCTTAGAGAAGATCTGAGGTCAACGTTAAACCCTTCTTCTTAAAACCACATATGCTTTACTCAGCATAAGGTAAAGCGTATTATGGAGGTAAGAGAAACAGTGGAGGAGACACCCATGACGGCATTCAGCACGTTGTCTCGCAAGGGGCAAACGGTGATTCCCGCCGAGATACGACGCTTGTTGGGCGCAGAGCCGGGTGACCACATTGTGTTCGAAGTGGTGGACGGAGAAGTTCGATTGCGTGTGGCCAAACGGAAGTCATTGCGTTCTTTGCTTGGGAGTTTACCAGGCACTGGTCCGGAGGACATCAGTGTAGTACGAAAGGCGGCTTATGCCTCCAAGGCTAGGGAGAAATACTTAAACGGAGACGCGAGCGCCGGTGAGTAAGTCGGTTCACCCGTCCGAGATGTGGGTTGACTCGAACGTGCTGTTGCGCCTGATAACCGGGGATCCGCCTAAGCAAGCCGAAGAAGTGGCGCAATTGGCTGAATATCTTGATCGTGGGCTCGTGTCTTTGCGCGTTCCGGCGATTGTTTTTGCTGAGTTGTGCTGGGTGCTGGAAAGCTTCTACGGGAAGCATCCAACAGAAATCGCGAAGGTGCTGGAGCAATTAACGGAAGTCAAAGGTCTTGAGATCGAGGAAAAGGAGATCGTACTCGAGGCGCTTCGCGACTTTGACGAACAACACGTGGACTATATCGACGCGTACATTGCCGCGAAAGCGCGACACAGTAAGTGTCCGACGGTTTTGACCTGGAACCAGAAACACTTTCGACGGTTACAGGTTGGCCATGTGACGCCGGGCGATGTCTTGCGCTCGGGTGAATGAACGAAGCCGCTCTGCAAACGATGCAGGGCGGTTTTTTGTCGTGCATTCCCCGTCTTATTGGGAGGGATGCACATGTCCAAATCGAAGGTGGCCGCATTGCTCGCCTCTTCGGTACTTCTCTTGACGGGGTGCTCCACTGCCACGCTGTCGGGCACGGCAAACGACACAACGTCGGCGAAGCCGAAACTCACGCCGCAAGAAATCGCGGCGTACAAGGCGGTGCTGTTGTACCCGATTCCTCGCAATCACGAAACCATCGAAGATTTTCTCCAAACATTGGGCAACGACGTGGGTGACACGGTGTACCTTCGCCCTTACACGTTCGGCGATACCGTGATTGTGCAGATCCGTTTCGACCACGACTTCGACATCGACTTCGCCTATCAGAACGGCAAGGTTGAGCCCGCGGATCAGGTGAGCCAAGCGCTGCTCCAGGGTGACGTCGGCCAGGCGTTTACCGATGCGATGAGCGCGTACGAGTCGGCGCAGCAGGCAGACAACAATAATGACGGTGGCTATCCTATCTTCTTGCCGATGTGGATCGGCGGCGGATATGGAGGTACATCTTCGTACAGCGGAGTGTATCGGTATAGCGGGTCCGGGCGCGTGTCAACCTCAAGCGACGAAAGCACGTCGAGTTCGACGGATGGCGATGGCGACGCTGGACGGTGATCGATATCTGAATCGCAAATCGTCTGCCTGTCGTCCCGATAGGGAGACCAGGTGGGCGATTTGTTTGGAGGCACACATGTGTCCTACATTCCACGCTTGGATGAGGGGGCTGGAGATATGAGCGAAATGAGTATCCATCGTCTCAAGCCGCATCCGAAAAACGTCGAATACTACGCGGATCTGGATGGGGAGAAGTACGAGGAGCTGAAGCGCAGCATCGAAGTCCACGGCATCCGGGATCCGTTGAAGATTCTTCCGGACGGCACGATCTTGGCGGGACACCAACGGTATCGGATCGCGAAGGAGCTCGGGATCGAGCAGGTACCGGTGGCGATCTACGATGTGTCGCCTGAAGAGGCAGAGTACCTGCTTATTGCCGACAACGAAGAACGACGCGGCGAGGACAATGATCCGATGAGGAAGGCCAGAAGGGCGAAGTTCCTTAAGGAGTACTGGGGCATCCGACATGGCAATAATCAGAGGACTTCTCAAATTGAGAAGTCCTACCGTGATGTCGCCCAGGCTATTGGTGAGAGTGTGGCGACGACGCAACGCTTATTGAAACTCAACGATCTTATCCCCGAACTCCAAGCTTTGGTCTCCTCCGGCAAGCTCGGCACCAGCGCCGCCGAACAGTTGGCGTACCTAAGCCCAGAGATCCAGCGTAGCTTGTACGAGGCGTTGGGAGAGGAGATCGCGAACCGGACGTTCGCGGAGACCAAGGAGTTGCGCAGGCGACTCGAAGAGGCTGAGCTACGCGACCAGGAGACGGCGCGTTTGCAGGCGGAACTCGCGGAGTTACGTGAGCAAGGGCGCGAAGAAGATCGCCAGAAGATTGAGCAGTTGGAACGTCGAATTCGGGATCTCCAGGCTCAGAGTTGGCGCGTGGTCACGCTGGAGCAGGAGTTATCCGCGTTGCGGGAGCGCGGGCGGAAAGAGGATCGCGAGCGAATTGCCGAGTTGGAGCGGGAGATCGAGGAATTGAAGAATCGGCCCGTAGAGCGCGTCGAAGTGGTGCCGGATGCAGTGAAGCAAGAGATCGAGGCGTGGAAGCAACGGGCGGTGGAGATCGAGCAGCAAAAACGAGAGCTGGAGTCGAAGTATCAAGCGACCGAACAGTTGCTGGCGCGTTACGAGCAAAAGATCCAGGAGCTGCGCCAAGGCGCGCCGGTCGTACAACTCCAAGTGCCGCCTGCGCTGCAAAAGATCGAAGATGAACACGAAGTGCGCGTTCAACGTCGCAAGCTCTATACGAAGTTGGAACGCGCGGTCATGGACATTTGGACGGTCTGTCATCAGGCAGGCGGTGAGGTGGACTGGGTTGTGGACGAGTTCTATCAACAACGACGAGTCGGGCCAAACGGCATGGAGGGATTTGAGGAAGTCAGCGCGTTTATGGCCAAAATCGTCGACACGCTCCGCGCCACTCAGCGACCGAGGTTGTTGAAATGACAGATATGACATGTCGGCGACGTGCCTGAGATCATCGGGCCGCCGCCGTTTTGTTTTGTCCTGCAACTCCCCATCTGGTGAAAGGGGTGTGATTGCCAGATGGCACAAGCACAAGAGCAAATGCTGGTGTATCCGATGGAAATGTTGCAGGAGTTGTCATATCGCATTACCTTCACTGACAAGAAGACCGGAAAGCAGAACCGCGATCTTGTGGAGCCGTATGCACGGAGGGTGTTTACGCCCGAGAAGGGATGGAACGCGTTCTACAACGACTATTACTGCACAGCGCTGCGCAGGATACGTGTCTTAGGTCGCAAAGTTCGGGCGATGGTGCCGTATCGGCAACAAGGCGCAAAGTTCGCGCATGCGACTTTGCCGTTTGCCGACTTGGAGACGTTGGTCAAGCAAAAGCAGTATTTGGAGACCATGATCGCGGCCTTCATGGACGAAGCGAAGTACATCGACGATCTGATTGCCTATCAAGTCCAGCACGGCAAGCCCGCGGGCGTGTTGGTTGACGGCAAGATTGCGGATCTGCTTGATGGGCAACAACCCGTCTCACTGACGATGTAAAGCTGTGGTTGGAGGGAATCAAGGATGGTCAGGGATGTTGAGGCGTTGATTATGGAATTCCATCAGAAGGCGTACGAGTTGGTGCAAGCGCACGCCGATGCTACCGAAGAGGAAATCGCAAAGCTGGGGAAGCCTCTTGTGGACGAATACTTTCGCAAACTGCTGGATGCGGATCCGCTGACCCGCTATGCGCAACTGGAGTACATGCGCAGTTTGACGGAACGCGCGCGGGTGGAGCTCGAATACATCGTGTGGTATCTGGAGAATAAGGATCGCATCCCATCGGATGTGGAACCGTTGTATTCTGATTTTCTTGCGATGTTCGAAGAGCGCGGATGGGACTTATCGCGGATTCGGTGGCTGTTGGAGCAGTTGGAGAACGAGATGGACGAGATCGATGTCGAGACTCGACGTTTTCTGGATGCGCATAACGAACAGCTTACGCAGATGCTGCTCGATGATCACGTCTACGACTTTTCAAGAAGATGCTGAAGAAGAGGAACACGTAAACTGATATTGGCATCAACCTTTGGGGGCACCCCCTGCCCGAGAGGGAGGGGGTGGGGCCATGAACGTAGCCGAAGCGCTGTCGCTGATGATCCAGTTTGGGTCATTTGTCGTTACCTGTTGACGCTCGTCGTGGCACTGGTCACCTTGCTGAAACGCAAGTAGCCGCCCCCAACGGTTAGCGCCCTTGGGACGGCTACTTGCCCGCAACACGAATACGGGCAGGGGCAACGCTCGAGGCGTTGGTGCCCGGGAGTCGGTGTTGGCCGCACCGACTCCTGTTTTCATGTTTAGTCTACCATAAGGCGAATATACCTGGGAAGGCTGTCCGTGCTGCCCCGCTTCGGCGGGCCTTTCTTTTTGTCCTGCACCACACACTCCATCGGGAGGAGGCGATCTCCTATGCAACAGACTTGGGCAGTCTTCGCAAACGGTACCCAAGTGCGTGTCTTCTGGGTCGACGGCGAACCGCTGTTTGACGCTATGGGCGTGTGTGAGGCGGTGGGTCTTCGCAACGTCGAGAAGGCGCTTCGACGGTTGGATGACGATGAGCAGGGCAGTGTGATTCTCGAAGGTCTAGACGGACGTGAGGAGATCCATGTGGTACGCGAGTCGGGTATGCTGCGCCTGTCACTCGTCGGCAAGGATGAACACGCGCGGGCTCTTCAACGCTGGGCGACGCGCGAGGTCCTGCCGAGCGTGATCCGCACCGGACGGTACGGCGAACCCGACATCGAACAAGAGCAACTGCAACTGCAAAAGGCGACGCTCTTGTTCAATACGTTGGCGATGTTCCGAGATCGACTTTTCGACGAGACTGTCCAGAACTTGGCGAACGCGATGGCTGATGTTCTACGGGGGTGAAGAAGAGTGGGCTTCATCCCCGGCAACCTGCTCATGTGGAGCCTGTTCATGCTCTTTACGGTGTTGGGCCTGGACGTCGGAACCACCCTGTACGACAATACGGTGCTCCATCACGCGCTATTGTCTGTGGCGGATACGGCGGCCCAACAACTGCTGTTCCAAGATGGAGAAGACGAAGGCGCCATTAACATACCTCAAGCAGAAGCGGCTGGGAACGCGATGTGGCAACTGGAGCAATCCCAGATGGCCTGGGGTCCGTGGGATCAAGATGTGACTTACTCATTTTCTGCGAGTCCCAATGCGCCCCAAGGTTACGATGACACGGTGACGGTCTCGGTGACCTATGACAACCCCTGGTCGTTTTCCAACGCGTTTTTGCAGTGGTTCGGCGTCGCTCAAGTCTTCGACGACAAGGTTACGGTGAGCGCGACGCGTACGGTGCCGGAGGCGATGCAGGAGTAATCAAATCGATGGTCAAATCAGCGCATGTTATGACCTTGCTATGAAAAGGAGGCATAGCATGCGCGGAGATGTGATCAGTGGTTTGTTGAGTTTTTCAGCAAGCGGAAGTTATTCCTATGTATTGTACAGAGTGAAAGGTAGAGGGCGTATGTTAGACGATGTAAAAAAGGAGATTTTTAAGACATACATCGAACCGGGATATCAGATTCTACGACCCTACACCTACGATATCAGCAATCGAGTCGACGTTTTTCTCAAGAAGCAGGAGCTCATCGAACATCGTTACCAAGTTCGAGATCGACTTCTTGATCTGTTTCGGAACAGCACACCGGAAGATGCGCGAGAGTGGTACCGTGCGTTCGAAAAATTGAACCTTGAAACTAAATCTGGAATACAGCGTTTTGTGCGCTTATGTGAGAATTTGGTCTATGCTTGTTTGGCCTACCGAAGAACGCCGTGGAAATACAAATCGCCGTTTTGGCCATGGGAGCTTGCACGTTTACACACCAGCGAATTACCAAACGAGTATCCCAAGTTACGCATGTGGTGGTGGAGATTTGGGACTTGGATGCAATACGTAGGCGTGGATCTATTCTTTCTGGCTATCCTTCTACTCGCTAGCGCCATTGCATGTGTCTTGATCGTCCATCGGTGAGGTTGGAGGTGATAGGGATGAGGCGCGCGGTTCGTATATTAGCTGCGCTACTTTTTGGGCT contains:
- a CDS encoding AbrB/MazE/SpoVT family DNA-binding domain-containing protein — encoded protein: MTAFSTLSRKGQTVIPAEIRRLLGAEPGDHIVFEVVDGEVRLRVAKRKSLRSLLGSLPGTGPEDISVVRKAAYASKAREKYLNGDASAGE
- a CDS encoding pyrrolo-quinoline quinone, producing the protein MRKFKTRMNTKAKKALAVAVVLTTAGALVSWPSPKAGAMQVAAPGAGQALAIATVNAAAQFGDSVWRTHENGIHESYFWGLTAFWPTVTDKKSGMVFHLGYGNSTPVEYNDTLYMAVPANNEGASDDPSAPGYLLSISLNPSTFGQVNWYRPVTGVSNSAPVIDKATGNVYLAAGDNLYGFQPDGSPIGLNGSSAPGFGGSSGSSTDQHNMYVSDPIDQNQVVGYPLYASAQNTGMSEDTIWVGSQNGYLYAFDASSLSLLYKIDIGSRIDGTPVLAYSVSGIPYIIIGTAYQAANKGGTGTLYVIDPTTGKIVSKFQTPSGAPVNGSVIQTAQGYIAWNDYDTDIYYGQLNDNGTISLLKSYWHVGGAGAYSALEAGYAGPSGTYILPVENKAEAAWVDFNNGTSGDIGLLGNAVGAPEISTSHIYVPDATGWVDVFDNSPSGLAGQTNQVANDFDLFNALQHGGQKLVNGAGAAVLTSDFEGMASNPYIGQSVPTFFQPTSGGLAIWQNDGGIYKTSPDYTSADPKDFSQPITLTYVGGDLPTILTNAPNNFDDTLTVQASANGGKNWTTLGTVETFSSGVLNKTITLPTDMLNKAIGITGWNANGPNTVIIKITATPGDLFGYEFESQDEKDIPSSYGQVTVKFPSSVATGYGSWICTNKHGCWDWEGGAIHLWVLQTMEAKTPLWGGKLGDALHGGAFTVYPMNKPSKYNTSRYVTVWAQIAPNWSYIGREFDAHLEAYVEIVKNVPYAYTYISGWTNATTTCVAQNAAGQCTATQSTPPQPIYSTIILHMNVPTVYHEVSPDVRLYWDGGKTNDDTQHLRFAWNIPVPDQGGPWVPCDQAYAGRWRMNPYSLTEWTTGYIDGNTWQQSPVCHADDPLESDWPKGKYPLGVPYPGAQMQWAPYDDLHNNGYQYEPSAGTEYAAWPPNWRVGADEYMPMIIVRAIGDWGDWTDPEITVWTPTVPNGWDQMYVVPGPTKIKVTPNNSK
- a CDS encoding PIN domain-containing protein, encoding MLLRLITGDPPKQAEEVAQLAEYLDRGLVSLRVPAIVFAELCWVLESFYGKHPTEIAKVLEQLTEVKGLEIEEKEIVLEALRDFDEQHVDYIDAYIAAKARHSKCPTVLTWNQKHFRRLQVGHVTPGDVLRSGE
- a CDS encoding phage repressor protein, encoding MQQTWAVFANGTQVRVFWVDGEPLFDAMGVCEAVGLRNVEKALRRLDDDEQGSVILEGLDGREEIHVVRESGMLRLSLVGKDEHARALQRWATREVLPSVIRTGRYGEPDIEQEQLQLQKATLLFNTLAMFRDRLFDETVQNLANAMADVLRG
- a CDS encoding putative holin-like toxin; its protein translation is MNVAEALSLMIQFGSFVVTC
- a CDS encoding ParB N-terminal domain-containing protein, producing MSEMSIHRLKPHPKNVEYYADLDGEKYEELKRSIEVHGIRDPLKILPDGTILAGHQRYRIAKELGIEQVPVAIYDVSPEEAEYLLIADNEERRGEDNDPMRKARRAKFLKEYWGIRHGNNQRTSQIEKSYRDVAQAIGESVATTQRLLKLNDLIPELQALVSSGKLGTSAAEQLAYLSPEIQRSLYEALGEEIANRTFAETKELRRRLEEAELRDQETARLQAELAELREQGREEDRQKIEQLERRIRDLQAQSWRVVTLEQELSALRERGRKEDRERIAELEREIEELKNRPVERVEVVPDAVKQEIEAWKQRAVEIEQQKRELESKYQATEQLLARYEQKIQELRQGAPVVQLQVPPALQKIEDEHEVRVQRRKLYTKLERAVMDIWTVCHQAGGEVDWVVDEFYQQRRVGPNGMEGFEEVSAFMAKIVDTLRATQRPRLLK